Below is a window of Desulfarculaceae bacterium DNA.
TGCTCCCCGCTCAGCCAGGGTTCGGCCTGGTCCAGGAGGGGCTGCCAGGCGGCCAGCTCCTCCCCGGCCAGGACACAGGCGGCCCGCGCTTGCCACAGGGTCCTGATCAGGCTGGGGCCTCCCAGACGGCGAGCCCGCAAATTGGCCAGCTCGGCGGCCCGCTCCCGAGGGGGCTCGGGCAGGGCGCAGTGGGCCAGAAGCGCGGCGGCCTCCTGATCCCAGGGGCCGGGCAGAGCCCAAAGGGGCGGCGCGCCCAGGGAGGCGTTGCCCAGTACGATCACCACCCGGTCCAGCTCCAGGGAGACCCGCCGCGCGACCTCGCAGGCCGCCCGGCCCTCGGCCAGGATGAGGCGGGCGGTCTGATCCAGCACCTCCAGGCCCTTTGGCCCGGCAGGCCAGGCCAGGGGCGCGGAGCCGACCGCGTCCGGGGCGTCGCCCACCAGGCGGCGGGCCAGTCCCAGGGCCTCGCGGTCCATGCCGGCCAGGCTGCCCCACCAGCCGGTGTCGGCCAGGCGGGCGATGCGCTCGGCCCGCTGGGGGCCCATCTCCATGCGGGCCAGCCACAGGCGGGGGCCGGCCGCGCCGGGCAGGGGCGTGTCCGGGGGCAAGAGGGCCACCACCCGGCGGGCCCACTCCGCCCCCTGGGCCCAGGCCAGGAGCGACTCCAGGAAGTCGTCCTCCTTGGCCACGGCCAGCTCGGCCAGGCCCTCCAGCAGCCAGGGCTCGGGCATTTCGGCGGCCAGGCGGCATAGCGCCTCGATGCCCGCCAGCAGACGCGCCCGGAGGGGCAGCTCGTCGGCCAGCTCCGGGGCGAAGAGCCACTGCCCGGCCGCCTCGCGGGCCGGGCCCGGCGCCAGGGGCAACAGGGCCAGGGCCTGCTCCAGGGCCTCGGGCCGGGCGGCCACCCAGGCGGAGAGCCAATAGCGGGCCTGGCGGGGCTCGGGCTCCTCGCCGCCTCCGGCCAAGGCCAACAGGGCGGTGATCTCGTTGCGCCCGGGCTCGGCCGAGGCCGGGTCCGTGGCCAGGAGCCTATGGGTTGCGCCCTGCTCCATCAGTCCACGAACAGCTCCACCGGCTGAAAGGCGTCAACGTCTATGAGCCCCCGGTCGCTGAGCTTGAGATGAGGGATCACCGGCAGGGCCAGGAAAGAGAGCGCCATGAAGGGCGAGGCCAGGGAGCACACCTGGGCGGCGGCGCGCTCCAGCTCGGTGAGCCCGCTGAGCAACTGCTCCAGGGGCGCGTCGCTCATCAGCCCGGCGATGGGCAGGGGCAGCTCGGCCAGGATTTCCTTGCCATGGGCCACGCACCAGCCGCCGCCCAGCTCCTTTAGGCGGCGGGCGGCGGTGAGCATGGATTGGTCGTCCACCCCGGCCACCATGAGGTTGTGCGAGTCGTGGCCCACGGTGCTGGCCAGGGCGCCGCGCTTGAGCCCCAGGCCCTTGACCAGGCCGTGGCCCACCCGGCCGGAGGCGTGGTGGCGCTCGATCACCGCCAGGCGGGCCAGGTCGCGGGCCGAGTCGGCCACCAGGCGGCCGTTCTCGACAGGCGCGTCCTCCACCAGGCTCTCGGTGATGATCTGGCCGGGGCTCACCCCGATCACCCGCGCCCGGCGGCCCGTGGCCTTCACCCGGAAGCTGGCCGCGCTCAGGGGGCCGGTGTGCATGGTGTCCTTGGCCCCCGGCGGGAAGGCGGCCCGGCAGGGGGCCAGGCACTGGCCGTCCTGGGCCACCAGGCGGCCACCAAACCAGGTTTGGCGCACCGAGAACTGCTTGAGGTCCTCCAGCACCACCAGGTCGGCCCGCCAGCCGGGCGCGATGCCCCCGCGGCGGGCCAGGCCGAAGCGCCGCGCCGGGTTGAGCGTCACCAGGCGCAGGGCGGTCATGGCATCCAGGCCGTGGGCCACGGCCAGGCGGAGCAGGCGGTCCAGGTGGCCCTCGGCGGCCAGGGTGTCGGCCTCCAGGTCGTCGCTGACCAGCAGGCAACGCCGCTCGGTGCGTTGGTTCACCAGGGGCAGCAGGGCCTCCAGGTTGTGAGCGCTGGTGCCCTGGCGGATCATCAGCCACATGCCCCGGGCCAGCTTTTCGGCCCCCTCACTGAGCAAGATGGCCTCGTGCTCGCTCTCCGGCCCGGAGGCCAGGTAGGCGCTGAGCATCTTGCCGCTCAACAGCGGCGCGTGGCCATCGCGGGGCTTGTGGCGAAAGGCCTTGAGTTTGGCCAGCACGGCGGGGTCGCCGCCCGCCGCGCCGGGAAAGTTCATCATCTCCGAAAGGCCGATGATCCGGGGGTGGCGGGCCAAGCGGCTCAGGTCGGCGGCCTCCAGATCGGCCCCGGAGTCCTCCATGCCCGTGGCCGGCACGCAGGAGGGCGCGGTGAAATAAAAGGTCATGGGCAAACGGGCGCTGGCCGCGAGCATGGCCTCCACCCCGGGCAGGCCCATGACGTTGCCGATCTCGTGGGGGTCGCCCACCAGGGCGCAGGTGCCGTGGGGGGCCATTAGCGAGGCCAGGCTGGCCGGGGCCAACAGCGAGGACTCCACGTGGATGTGGCCCTCGATAAAGGCCGGGGCCAGGTAGGCCCCATGCAGCTTGACCTCGCGGCGTCCCGAGTAAGCGCCCAGGCCCACCACCCGGCCCCGGTGCACCGCCACGCCCACGCGCTCCAGCTTGCCGGTGAACACGTTGACCACCCGGCCGCCGCTAAAGACCAACTCGGCGGGGATGTCTCCCCGGGCGGCGGCCAGGCGCTCCTGCTGAAGGGCAGTCCAGCTCTTGCTCATGCGCTTTGCTCCTCCTCGCTCTGGTAGCCCAGCCCGGCCAGACGCTCCCGCACCTGGGCCAGCTTGACCTCCCCCTCTTCGCCGCCGTCCACCAAGAGCAGGTGCTCAGCCACCTCGGGCGAGGCGTCCTCCCAGCTGGCGGCCTGGGCGGCCATCAGCTCGCGGCGGCCGTCGCTGGGCGAGATTCCCTTGGCTTCCCGCCGGGCCAGGCGGGCGCGCACCACCTCCTCGGAAGCATACACCTCCACGAAAAGAGGCGCGGCCCCTTGCTCCCGGGCCAGCTCCAGAAAACGCCGCCGCCGGGCGTCCTCGCGGAAGGAGGCGTCCACGATGACGCTGTCGCCCATGGCCAGGCGCGAGGCGGCCCGGCGGTACATGGCCTCGTAGGTGTCCTCCGTGGCCGTGGGGCCGTAGAGTCCCTGGCCCCAGGCGTCGCTGCTCTTTTGCCGGGGGTTCATGCCCGCCCGCTGCTTGCGCACCACGTCGCTGCTCAGCCGGGCCCAGCCGGTGGCCTCGGCCAGGCGGCGGGCCAGCCAACTCTTGCCGGTGCCCATCTTGCCCAGGAGGCACACCAGGAAATAAGGCGACTCGCCTCCGGCGTATTGCGCGGCCTGGCGGAAATAGGCCCGCGCCCGGGCCAGATCGCGGAAGCGCTCGGCCAGCTCCACCCCGGGGTCGTCGTGCATGAAGCCAAAGACCTTGGCCCGCACCACCGCGCGGTAGCAGAGGTAGAAATTGAGCACCTCCTCCAGGCCCCGGTCTCCGCTGGCCGCCAGATACTCTTCAATGAGCGCGGCGCGCAGCTCCGGGCGCTGGTGGTGGTCCAGGTCCATGGCCAGAAAGGCCAGGTCGCAGGCCGCGTCCTGGTGGCGGAAGCGCTGGTTGAACTCGATGCAGTCGAAGACCACCGGCGGGCCTTCCAAGGGCAGGTTGATGTTGCCCGAGTGCAGATCGCCGTGGCCGTCCACGATGTGGCCGCCGGCCACCCGCTCCTGAAACAGGCTCCAGCCTTGGCGCAAAAAGCCCAGGCTGTAGCCGCGGATGGCCTCCCAGCGGGCGGGGGCCACGCTGATGCCCTGGTAGGCCTCGGTCTGGCGGAAGTTCTCCTCCACGTTGAGGCGCACCTGCTCGGGCTTGCCGGCAAAGTCCACCTCCGGGCCGCGCCCGGCCTCGGCGTAAAAATCGGCCAGCAGGCGGGCCAGGGCGCGCACCTGCTCCGGGCTCACCTCGCCTTGCTCCAGGAGGCGGTCCATCATGCGCGCCTGGTCCAGGCGGCGCATCTTCAGCACGTACTCCCGCGCCTGACCTCCCGCGTCCAGGGGCATGAGCGCCAGGCCTTCCGGCCCCTGGGCCACGGCCAGGACCTCCAAATACACCGTGGGGGCCAGGCGGCGGTTGAGCAGAAGCTCGCGCTCGCACATGGCCTTGCGGGCCTCCAGGCTGGTGAAGTCCAAAAAGCCCAGGTCCACCGGTTTCTTGAGCTTGTAGGCGAACTCGCCCGCCAAAAAGACGTGGCTGATGTGGGTCTGGATGTGCTCCACCCCGGCGGCCGGGTGGGGATAGAAATCCGGCCGGGCCAGGGCGGAAAGCACCTGGGGATCGGTTTGGCTCTGGCTCATGCTGCACCGTGTCGCGCGGACCGCCGCTGCCGGGGCCGGAAGTTGACCCCATGCAAAAGGGGGGTATTTTCGCGGCCCTGCTTGTTGCCCCGGCATTGATAGCATATCATCAAAGGTCATGGGCAGGTTACTCGCCATGGCCCTTTGGGGGCTGGTTTTGCTGCTGGTCGCCGTTCCGGCCGTGGCCCAAGTAGAGGGTGGCCGCGACCCGATGGATAGCTATGGCCTGGACAGCCAGGGCCCGGACTCGCCCTGGCGGGTGGCCTCGGTGAACTTTGAGGGCTTTTCGGTCGTCAGCGACCGCGAGGCCCGCGAGGTGATCGAGAGCAAGCCCCCGCCCGGCCTGGCCCTCAAGCTGGGAGAGCCCTTCAGCCGCCTTTCCGCCGAGCGCGACATCCGCCGCCTGGAGCAGCTTTTCAAGGAGCAGGGCTACTTTTCGGCCCAGGTGAGCTTCAAGGAGCGCCGGGTGGAGGCCAACAAGGCGGTGCACCTGACCTTCGTGGCCAAGCAGGGGCCGCCCACCCTGGTGGACAAGACCGACCTGGTCTGGGAGGACGACGACACCCGCCGCCTGTGGGAAGAG
It encodes the following:
- a CDS encoding AAA family ATPase, with protein sequence MSQSQTDPQVLSALARPDFYPHPAAGVEHIQTHISHVFLAGEFAYKLKKPVDLGFLDFTSLEARKAMCERELLLNRRLAPTVYLEVLAVAQGPEGLALMPLDAGGQAREYVLKMRRLDQARMMDRLLEQGEVSPEQVRALARLLADFYAEAGRGPEVDFAGKPEQVRLNVEENFRQTEAYQGISVAPARWEAIRGYSLGFLRQGWSLFQERVAGGHIVDGHGDLHSGNINLPLEGPPVVFDCIEFNQRFRHQDAACDLAFLAMDLDHHQRPELRAALIEEYLAASGDRGLEEVLNFYLCYRAVVRAKVFGFMHDDPGVELAERFRDLARARAYFRQAAQYAGGESPYFLVCLLGKMGTGKSWLARRLAEATGWARLSSDVVRKQRAGMNPRQKSSDAWGQGLYGPTATEDTYEAMYRRAASRLAMGDSVIVDASFREDARRRRFLELAREQGAAPLFVEVYASEEVVRARLARREAKGISPSDGRRELMAAQAASWEDASPEVAEHLLLVDGGEEGEVKLAQVRERLAGLGYQSEEEQSA
- the ade gene encoding adenine deaminase yields the protein MSKSWTALQQERLAAARGDIPAELVFSGGRVVNVFTGKLERVGVAVHRGRVVGLGAYSGRREVKLHGAYLAPAFIEGHIHVESSLLAPASLASLMAPHGTCALVGDPHEIGNVMGLPGVEAMLAASARLPMTFYFTAPSCVPATGMEDSGADLEAADLSRLARHPRIIGLSEMMNFPGAAGGDPAVLAKLKAFRHKPRDGHAPLLSGKMLSAYLASGPESEHEAILLSEGAEKLARGMWLMIRQGTSAHNLEALLPLVNQRTERRCLLVSDDLEADTLAAEGHLDRLLRLAVAHGLDAMTALRLVTLNPARRFGLARRGGIAPGWRADLVVLEDLKQFSVRQTWFGGRLVAQDGQCLAPCRAAFPPGAKDTMHTGPLSAASFRVKATGRRARVIGVSPGQIITESLVEDAPVENGRLVADSARDLARLAVIERHHASGRVGHGLVKGLGLKRGALASTVGHDSHNLMVAGVDDQSMLTAARRLKELGGGWCVAHGKEILAELPLPIAGLMSDAPLEQLLSGLTELERAAAQVCSLASPFMALSFLALPVIPHLKLSDRGLIDVDAFQPVELFVD